Proteins encoded together in one Centropristis striata isolate RG_2023a ecotype Rhode Island chromosome 6, C.striata_1.0, whole genome shotgun sequence window:
- the LOC131973472 gene encoding uncharacterized protein LOC131973472, whose product MDPDPADPDPGHSAPTSLTAALLSSVLTLNLPPPLGDQVLELYRLQTALLNQRRARELMERDRRRRQYLRRRRAFLLSSIAAILSLITTTNRPVWVRNRSHGQNFWTLAESFDEEEWKAQFRVSRDTFDYLVERVGPAIKRRRTNYRAPIEPRRRLAITLWWFARSGEYRSIAGMFGVGIATVCVIVRQVTSAIVDRLYRRVVSLPTGQRLDDTIRAFKDRCYPQCAGAIGGTHIPIAPPRDNPDHYINRRGWHSVLLQAVVDHRVCFTDVYAGWPGSTSSATVLSSSDLYLKAEDRPDGYLFPRQKSIVSDGVEIPVHLIGDASFPLKPWLMKGYSQEHQLSPEQRRFTYTLTSAWSVVDTAFTRLKGRWRCLLKKSDIDVCMMPRVVAACCVLHNICENRGDAFLPEWNVETASSGNYLRPPDTEPYEGDTYCTAEVIRDTVTYNLLTILQY is encoded by the exons ATGGACCCGGACCCGGCGGACCCGGACCCGGGCCATTCGGCTCCGACATCATTAACAGCTGCCCTACTTAGCTCCGTGTTGACCCTGAACCTCCCCCCGCCGCTCGGGGACCAGGTGTTGGAGCTGTACCGGCTCCAGACAGCCCTGCTGAACCAGAGGAGGGCCCGGGAGCTGATGGAGCGGGACCGGCGGCGGCGCCAGTACCTCCGCCGGAGGAGAGCCTTCCTGCTGTCCTCCATCGCCGCCATCCTGAGCCtcatcaccaccaccaacagACCCGTCTGGGTCCGGAACCGGAGCCACGGGCAGAACTTCTGGACTCTGGCCGAGTCCTTTGACGAGGAGGAGTGGAAGGCTCAGTTCAGGGTGTCCCGGGACACCTTCGACTACCTGGTGGAGCGGGTCGGACCGGCCATCAAGCGCCGCAGGACCAACTACCGGGCCCCGATCGAGCCGCGCCGCCGGCTGGCCATCACCCTGTGGTGGTTCGCCCGGTCCGGGGAGTACCGCTCCATCGCCGGGATGTTCGGGGTGGGGATAGCCACCGTGTGCGTCATCGTCCGGCAGGTGACCTCCGCCATCGTGGACCGGCTGTACCGGCGGGTCGTGTCCCTCCCGACCGGGCAGCGGCTGGACGACACCATCCGGGCCTTCAAGGACCGCTGCTACCCGCAGTGTGCCGGGGCCATCGGCGGGACCCACATCCCCATCGCCCCGCCGAGAGACAACCCGGACCACTACATCAACCGGAGGGGCTGGCACTCGGTGCTGCTGCAGGCCGTGGTGGACCACCGAGTctg tttcactGACGTGTACGCCGGCTGGCCCGGAAGTACGAGCAGCGCCACGGTGCTGTCCAGCTCAGACCTGTACCTGAAGGCAGAGGACCGGCCTGATGGTTACCTGTTCCCCCGACAG AAGTCCATCGTGTCTGACGGCGTGGAGATCCCCGTCCACCTGATCGGCGACGCGTCGTTCCCTCTGAAGCCGTGGCTGATGAAAGGATACAGCCAGGAGCACCAGCTGTCTCCTGAGCAGCGCCGCTTCACCTACACGCTGACCTCCGCCTGGTCCGTGGTCGACACCGCCTTCACGCGCCTCAAAGGACGCTGGAGGTGCCTGCTGAAGAAGAGCGACATCGACGTCTGCATGATGCCCCGGGTTGTGGCGGCGTGCTGCGTTCTGCACAACATCTGTGAGAACCGCGGCGACGCCTTCCTCCCCGAATGGAACGTCGAGACGGCGTCTTCTGGAAACTACCTGAGACCGCCGGACACAGAGCCGTACGAAGGAGACACTTACTGCACTGCTGAGGTCATCAGGGACACCGTGACCTACAACCTACTCACTATACTGCAGTACTGA